A window of the Deinococcus sp. YIM 134068 genome harbors these coding sequences:
- a CDS encoding GNAT family N-acetyltransferase encodes MNVREATEADLPALVEVLNAVWPQHATTAETLAHEDAELRAHPTRPHLWRIVAEEGGGIVGVASAMQWPGMFHPGRYHLDLLVHPEAGGRGVGRALARVLEDHLTARGAREVLAGTQEDRPRGLAFLARHGFTEAMRFFDNVLDLSAFDPAPWRDAARLPSPYRRVTLTDLVTEVGEEAAWRAYFAAVEAIREDVPRTGEATPLVSEHFRKQEEDARFMPDGILFALTPEGEVAALTELYGDPADPGKLHTGLTGARREHRRRGLALALKLAALDLARERGAASVWTGNATTNAPMLTLNERLGFRPQPAWIEMRRGSVEDET; translated from the coding sequence GTGAACGTCCGCGAGGCGACGGAGGCCGACCTCCCGGCCCTCGTGGAGGTCCTGAACGCGGTGTGGCCTCAGCACGCCACCACAGCGGAGACGCTGGCACACGAGGACGCCGAGTTGCGCGCCCACCCCACCCGGCCCCACCTGTGGCGCATCGTCGCCGAGGAGGGCGGGGGGATCGTGGGAGTGGCCTCCGCGATGCAGTGGCCGGGCATGTTCCATCCGGGGCGCTACCACCTCGACCTGCTCGTCCACCCGGAGGCCGGGGGCCGGGGTGTGGGCCGCGCGCTCGCCCGTGTGCTCGAAGACCACCTGACGGCACGCGGTGCCCGCGAGGTGCTGGCGGGCACGCAGGAGGACCGCCCGCGCGGGCTGGCCTTCCTCGCCCGGCACGGCTTCACCGAGGCCATGCGCTTCTTCGACAATGTGCTCGACCTCTCGGCGTTCGACCCGGCCCCGTGGAGGGACGCCGCCCGTCTCCCCTCCCCCTACCGCCGCGTGACCCTCACCGACCTCGTGACGGAGGTGGGGGAGGAAGCGGCGTGGCGAGCCTATTTCGCCGCCGTGGAGGCCATCCGCGAGGACGTGCCGCGCACGGGTGAGGCGACGCCCCTCGTGTCCGAGCACTTCCGCAAGCAGGAGGAGGACGCCCGCTTCATGCCGGACGGCATCCTCTTCGCCCTGACGCCGGAGGGGGAGGTGGCCGCCCTGACCGAGCTGTACGGCGACCCCGCCGACCCCGGCAAGCTCCACACCGGCCTGACCGGGGCACGGCGCGAACACCGCCGCCGGGGGCTGGCGCTGGCCCTCAAGCTCGCCGCCCTCGACCTCGCCCGTGAGCGCGGCGCGGCGAGCGTCTGGACGGGCAACGCGACCACGAACGCGCCCATGCTCACTCTGAACGAGCGCCTGGGCTTCCGGCCCCAGCCCGCCTGGATCGAGATGCGGCGCGGGAGCGTGGAGGATGAGACGTGA
- a CDS encoding GNAT family N-acetyltransferase, whose translation MSWTVRLAGEHDWDAAGRVWTLTMPQDPFSGADFRKRDDEQRGWGYTAFTLLALDGAEVVGVASVSQNPGAYHPHRFTLELAVHPARQGQGAGRTLWDAVEAELIRHSAQSVRTLAREDHSIAPGFLTRRGFVGEGRYFTSALDLTTFDDTAYRELEERLAARGVRVRSLAELREEGTPDLTARLHALMSDVRRDVPRSEPATPLSREVFEEAVLDDPGLLPDAYLVAEHGGRWIGQTTLFRSEASPDLLTGLTGVTREWRGQGVATLLKLHALRAARRLGATLIRTDNASDNAPMLAVNDRLGFVRDPASVSYVRRF comes from the coding sequence GTGAGTTGGACGGTGAGACTCGCCGGGGAACACGACTGGGACGCCGCCGGGCGCGTCTGGACCCTCACTATGCCGCAGGACCCCTTCAGCGGCGCGGACTTCCGCAAGCGCGATGACGAGCAGCGGGGGTGGGGGTATACAGCCTTCACCCTCCTGGCGCTGGACGGGGCGGAGGTCGTGGGTGTCGCCTCCGTCTCCCAGAATCCCGGCGCGTACCACCCGCACCGCTTCACGCTGGAACTCGCCGTGCATCCGGCGAGGCAGGGGCAGGGGGCGGGCCGTACCCTGTGGGACGCCGTGGAGGCAGAACTGATCCGCCACAGCGCCCAGTCCGTCCGCACCCTCGCCCGCGAGGACCACTCCATCGCGCCCGGCTTCCTGACCCGGCGCGGCTTCGTGGGAGAGGGGCGGTACTTCACGAGTGCGCTGGACCTCACGACCTTCGATGACACCGCATATCGGGAGTTGGAGGAGCGGCTGGCCGCCCGTGGCGTGCGCGTCCGCAGCCTCGCCGAGTTGCGGGAGGAGGGCACACCCGACCTCACCGCTCGCCTTCACGCCCTCATGAGCGACGTGCGGCGGGACGTACCGCGCTCCGAACCCGCCACGCCCCTCTCCCGCGAGGTCTTCGAGGAGGCCGTGCTGGACGACCCCGGCCTCCTTCCCGACGCCTACCTCGTCGCCGAGCATGGGGGGCGCTGGATCGGCCAGACCACCCTCTTCCGCTCAGAGGCCAGCCCCGACCTCCTCACCGGCCTGACGGGCGTGACCCGCGAGTGGCGCGGTCAGGGCGTGGCGACCCTCCTCAAACTCCACGCCCTGCGCGCGGCCCGGCGACTGGGTGCAACGCTCATCCGCACCGACAACGCCAGCGACAACGCGCCCATGCTCGCGGTGAATGACCGCCTGGGCTTCGTGCGCGACCCGGCGAGCGTGAGTTACGTCAGGAGGTTTTAG
- a CDS encoding arginase, which yields MLLSIDWDAFSGTVPLVFDAPIWGTPDRERDRVEAWRERARTRDPHAPGWSALDADFPLYSGWEEVERYAGIPTTVTLTHADAWAWLQDFPGGDVLNVDSHHDLFSRSGDPSRVRPGNWAGLGLRAGLIRRYTCLYPDWHATLPVAEGFDLERTRGEMTPHLPEVLERVTLARMGQPDVNLPDPSEVSAVLLVQSPAWTNPAHDAAFLRLARTLNAVPLTPPLERPA from the coding sequence ATGCTCCTGAGCATCGACTGGGACGCCTTCAGCGGCACCGTCCCCCTCGTCTTCGACGCGCCGATCTGGGGCACGCCCGACCGGGAGCGCGACCGGGTGGAGGCATGGCGGGAACGTGCCCGCACGCGCGACCCGCACGCGCCCGGCTGGTCCGCGCTGGACGCCGACTTCCCCCTGTACTCCGGCTGGGAGGAAGTGGAGCGGTACGCGGGCATCCCCACCACCGTCACCCTCACGCACGCGGACGCCTGGGCGTGGCTTCAGGACTTCCCCGGAGGTGACGTGCTGAACGTGGACAGCCACCACGACCTGTTCAGCCGGAGCGGCGACCCTTCGCGCGTGCGGCCCGGCAATTGGGCGGGGCTGGGGCTGCGCGCGGGCCTCATCCGCCGTTACACCTGTCTCTACCCCGACTGGCACGCCACGCTTCCCGTCGCCGAGGGGTTCGACCTGGAGCGGACGCGGGGGGAGATGACCCCTCACCTCCCCGAAGTGCTGGAACGTGTGACGCTCGCCCGCATGGGTCAGCCTGACGTAAATCTCCCCGACCCGTCGGAGGTGAGTGCCGTCCTGCTCGTACAGTCGCCCGCGTGGACAAATCCGGCGCATGACGCGGCCTTCCTCCGATTGGCACGCACCCTGAACGCCGTGCCGCTGACTCCGCCGCTGGAGCGTCCGGCGTAG
- a CDS encoding VUT family protein, producing MTLPVPGRTTVLLTVLYAASILLANLTLNQFIPLPLFGLLSVGTIFFAAVFTLRDRIHREGGLRAVYIAIAAALIVNTLAALLTDTPWRFIGASFLAILVGELADTAVYQRLIRRSWWTRVLASNAVSVPLDSILFTLLAFWGDMSTRDIAQIIFADILAKYAIAALFALRVRHTARAATS from the coding sequence ATGACTCTCCCTGTGCCTGGCCGCACGACCGTGCTGCTGACCGTGCTCTACGCCGCGAGTATCCTGCTCGCCAACCTGACGCTCAATCAATTCATCCCCCTGCCCCTGTTCGGACTGCTCAGCGTGGGGACCATCTTCTTCGCGGCGGTGTTCACCCTGCGCGACCGCATCCACCGCGAGGGCGGACTGCGTGCCGTCTACATCGCCATCGCGGCGGCCCTCATCGTGAATACCCTCGCCGCGCTGCTGACGGACACCCCGTGGAGATTCATCGGCGCGTCGTTCCTGGCGATTCTGGTAGGCGAGCTGGCCGATACCGCCGTCTACCAGCGGCTCATTCGGAGGAGCTGGTGGACGCGCGTCCTGGCGAGCAATGCCGTGAGCGTGCCGCTCGACTCCATCCTGTTCACGCTGCTCGCCTTCTGGGGCGACATGAGCACGCGGGACATCGCGCAGATCATCTTCGCCGACATCCTCGCCAAGTACGCCATCGCCGCGCTGTTCGCCCTGCGGGTGCGCCACACGGCCCGCGCCGCCACCTCGTGA
- a CDS encoding prepilin peptidase, whose product MSPDLLLVVFAGVLGLLVGSFSNVLIWRLPRGENVAFPPSHCPGCDHRLAPLDLVPVGSWVALGGRCRYCRAPIKPRYPVVEGLTGVGYALIAALFPLTTYGAGTLGLMALFTLLLVASAIDLDTYTIPDELTLPGVGLGLAFAFVNTQLGAAEAGLPTFAGAVQGALLGAGLLVTIDLIGSWVLRRFRERQYPEAPIGYQQISLALFAGLWLGPWWGLGAALVSAAVNFFSRRVVRVPEVVTLGGVLVSLTLAGGGLGPGLIVGVQGALGAAGAASLVAGMYWWLRREPEGDADAPFDPSAMGFGDVKLAAVIGAFLGWERLLVAVIVAVAAGAVLGLLQQALRRENRVKFGPYLALGAVVALVWGGRIVESYRGMLGL is encoded by the coding sequence GTGAGTCCCGACCTCCTCCTCGTGGTGTTCGCCGGTGTCCTCGGGCTGCTCGTCGGCTCGTTCTCGAACGTGCTGATCTGGCGGCTGCCACGCGGTGAGAACGTCGCCTTCCCGCCCAGCCACTGCCCCGGCTGCGACCACCGCCTCGCGCCGCTGGACCTCGTGCCGGTGGGGTCCTGGGTCGCGCTGGGGGGCAGATGCCGCTACTGCCGCGCGCCCATCAAGCCCCGCTATCCGGTCGTGGAGGGGCTGACGGGAGTGGGCTACGCCCTCATTGCGGCCCTCTTCCCACTTACCACTTACGGGGCGGGCACGCTCGGCCTGATGGCGCTGTTCACTCTGCTCCTCGTGGCGAGCGCGATTGACCTAGATACCTATACGATTCCCGATGAGTTGACGCTGCCGGGGGTGGGGCTGGGTCTCGCGTTCGCCTTCGTGAACACTCAGTTGGGGGCGGCGGAGGCTGGATTGCCCACCTTCGCCGGGGCCGTCCAGGGTGCCCTCCTCGGTGCGGGGCTGCTCGTCACCATCGACCTGATCGGGTCATGGGTGCTGCGGCGCTTCCGGGAGCGGCAGTACCCGGAGGCTCCCATCGGCTACCAGCAGATCAGCCTTGCCCTGTTCGCGGGCCTGTGGCTGGGGCCGTGGTGGGGGCTGGGGGCGGCGCTCGTGTCGGCGGCGGTCAACTTCTTTTCCAGAAGGGTCGTGCGGGTGCCGGAGGTCGTCACGCTGGGGGGCGTCCTCGTCAGCCTGACGCTGGCGGGGGGCGGCCTCGGCCCCGGCCTCATCGTCGGCGTGCAGGGGGCGCTGGGAGCGGCGGGCGCGGCCTCGCTCGTGGCGGGCATGTACTGGTGGCTGCGGCGCGAGCCGGAGGGCGATGCGGACGCCCCCTTCGACCCCTCGGCAATGGGCTTCGGGGACGTGAAGCTCGCCGCCGTGATCGGCGCGTTCCTCGGCTGGGAGCGGCTGCTCGTGGCGGTGATCGTGGCGGTGGCGGCGGGCGCGGTCCTCGGGTTGCTGCAACAGGCGCTCCGGCGCGAGAACCGGGTGAAGTTCGGGCCGTACCTCGCCCTCGGCGCGGTGGTCGCGCTCGTGTGGGGCGGGAGGATCGTGGAGAGCTACCGGGGGATGCTGGGGCTGTAG
- a CDS encoding nitronate monooxygenase: MTTLPHEPAAPESPPQPTPLPRIIQGGMGVAISNWVLAQSVSRAGQLGVVSGTGIDNLLVRRLQDGDPGGHVRRALAHFPDQERAQKAVRDYWLEEGRAPGQPYKRVPLPSVTNHRIAWELSLLGSFVEVFLAREGHGNPVGLNLLTKLQLHNLPALYGAMLAGVDTVIMGAGIPREIPGVLDALADGRPGTARLDVKGEGSGASVPLTFDPSEYGFGGVTLGRPNFYPIISSHVLAGVLTRKATGSIQGFVIEGPTAGGHNAPPRGQVSYDETGQPIYGERDVADLAEMRRIGLPFWLAGGSGSPRALQAALDEGAAGIQVGTLFAYCRESGLRPETRDRTLAAVRAGEAGVYTDPLASPTGFPFKVVQLAGTLAEPERYAARTRICDIGYLREAYWDGDKPGLRCSAEPIETYVRKGGEVEDTVGRKCLCNALMADAGHAQIQKGGEVEQPLLTSGDDLVRLAHWTPGYTAGDVIGYLLGEPGAGPDLAVAGEVGNRA, translated from the coding sequence ATGACCACCCTGCCCCACGAACCCGCCGCCCCCGAGTCACCCCCTCAGCCCACGCCGCTGCCGCGCATCATTCAGGGCGGAATGGGCGTCGCCATCTCCAACTGGGTGCTCGCGCAGTCGGTGTCCCGCGCCGGGCAGCTCGGCGTCGTCTCCGGCACGGGCATCGACAACCTCCTCGTGCGCCGCCTTCAGGACGGCGACCCCGGCGGGCATGTCCGCCGCGCCCTCGCGCACTTTCCCGATCAGGAGCGGGCGCAGAAGGCCGTGCGCGACTACTGGCTGGAGGAGGGCCGCGCTCCCGGTCAGCCGTACAAGCGCGTGCCGCTTCCCTCGGTAACGAACCACCGGATCGCCTGGGAGCTGAGCCTCCTCGGCAGCTTCGTGGAGGTCTTCCTGGCGCGCGAGGGGCACGGCAACCCGGTCGGCCTGAACCTCCTCACCAAGCTGCAACTGCACAACCTCCCCGCTCTGTACGGGGCGATGCTCGCCGGGGTGGACACGGTGATCATGGGAGCGGGCATTCCCCGCGAAATTCCCGGCGTGCTGGACGCCCTCGCCGACGGGAGACCGGGCACCGCGCGGCTGGACGTGAAGGGCGAGGGGTCGGGGGCGAGCGTGCCCCTCACCTTCGATCCCTCGGAGTACGGCTTCGGCGGCGTGACGCTGGGGCGGCCCAACTTCTACCCGATCATCTCCTCGCACGTGCTGGCGGGCGTCCTGACCCGCAAGGCGACGGGCAGCATCCAGGGCTTCGTGATCGAGGGACCCACCGCCGGGGGCCACAACGCCCCGCCGCGCGGGCAGGTCAGCTACGACGAGACCGGACAGCCGATCTACGGCGAGCGCGACGTGGCAGACCTCGCGGAGATGCGGCGCATCGGCCTTCCCTTCTGGCTGGCAGGGGGCAGCGGCTCGCCCCGCGCCCTTCAGGCGGCCCTGGACGAGGGCGCGGCGGGCATCCAGGTCGGCACCCTCTTCGCCTACTGCCGGGAGAGCGGCCTGCGCCCCGAAACGCGCGACCGGACCCTCGCGGCGGTGCGGGCGGGCGAGGCGGGCGTGTACACCGATCCCCTCGCCTCGCCGACGGGATTTCCCTTCAAGGTCGTGCAGCTCGCCGGGACCCTCGCCGAGCCGGAGCGGTACGCCGCGCGCACCCGCATCTGCGACATCGGTTACCTGCGCGAGGCGTACTGGGACGGCGATAAACCCGGCCTGCGCTGCTCTGCCGAACCCATCGAGACCTATGTGCGGAAGGGCGGAGAGGTGGAGGACACCGTGGGCCGCAAATGCCTGTGCAACGCCCTGATGGCCGACGCGGGCCACGCGCAGATTCAGAAGGGCGGCGAGGTCGAGCAACCCCTCCTCACGAGCGGCGACGACCTCGTAAGACTCGCCCACTGGACGCCGGGCTACACCGCCGGGGACGTGATCGGCTACCTGCTCGGGGAGCCGGGGGCGGGACCCGATCTGGCAGTCGCCGGGGAAGTGGGCAACCGGGCGTAG
- the rimO gene encoding 30S ribosomal protein S12 methylthiotransferase RimO, with product MTSVEETLPAVAVPKVGFISLGCPKALVDSERILTQLRAEGYEVAPSYEDAQAVIVNTCGFITPAVEESLSAIGEALDATGKVIVTGCLGERPEKILERHPKVAAITGSEAVDDVMGHVRELLPTRTDAFTGLLPVAAPGMRPEREGTRHGDVFAPSVKLTPRHYAYVKIAEGCNHTCAFCIIPKLRGRQVSRDAGAVLYEAYRLIAGGTKELMIISQDTSAYGVDVRYRESEFQGGQVRAHLTDLAERLGEMGAWVRMHYVYPYPHVEKIVELMAAGKILPYLDVPLQHASPKILKLMRRPGAGRQLDTIRRWREICPELVIRSTFIVGFPGETEEDFRELLTFLEEARLDRVGAFPYSDVDEADANALPNPVPEETKQERLARFMEVAQRISAEKLAEKVGRVMDVIVDEFNDDEGDAPGTRLIGRTKGDAPGIDGQVYLYAGDFVGQVGIGDIVRARIEDSDEYDLYGEVVEKPVWKPNVPQLGHFGRH from the coding sequence ATGACGAGTGTGGAAGAAACGCTGCCCGCCGTGGCAGTTCCCAAGGTCGGCTTCATCAGCCTCGGCTGCCCGAAAGCCCTCGTGGACAGCGAGCGCATCCTGACCCAGTTGCGCGCCGAGGGCTACGAGGTCGCCCCGAGCTACGAGGACGCGCAGGCCGTCATCGTCAACACCTGCGGCTTCATCACGCCCGCCGTGGAGGAAAGCCTGAGCGCCATCGGCGAGGCGCTGGACGCGACCGGCAAGGTCATCGTGACGGGCTGCCTAGGCGAGCGCCCCGAAAAGATTCTGGAGCGTCATCCCAAGGTCGCCGCCATCACGGGGTCGGAGGCGGTGGACGACGTGATGGGCCATGTGCGCGAATTGCTGCCCACCCGGACGGACGCCTTCACGGGTCTCCTCCCAGTCGCCGCACCGGGCATGCGGCCCGAGCGGGAGGGCACCCGCCACGGCGACGTGTTCGCGCCGAGCGTCAAGCTCACGCCCCGGCACTACGCCTACGTCAAGATCGCGGAGGGCTGCAACCACACCTGCGCCTTCTGCATCATCCCCAAACTGCGCGGACGGCAGGTCTCGCGCGACGCGGGGGCCGTGCTGTACGAGGCCTATCGCCTCATCGCGGGTGGCACGAAGGAACTGATGATCATCTCGCAGGACACCTCCGCCTACGGGGTGGACGTGCGCTACCGCGAGTCGGAGTTCCAGGGCGGGCAGGTTCGCGCGCACCTCACCGACCTGGCCGAGCGGTTGGGGGAGATGGGCGCGTGGGTGCGGATGCACTACGTCTACCCGTACCCGCACGTCGAGAAGATCGTGGAGCTGATGGCTGCGGGCAAGATTCTGCCCTACCTTGACGTGCCGCTCCAGCACGCCTCGCCCAAAATCCTGAAGCTCATGCGGCGGCCCGGCGCGGGCAGGCAGCTCGACACCATCCGGCGCTGGCGCGAGATTTGCCCCGAACTCGTCATCCGCTCGACCTTCATCGTGGGCTTCCCCGGCGAGACGGAGGAGGACTTCCGGGAGCTGCTGACCTTTCTGGAGGAGGCGAGGCTCGACCGCGTGGGGGCCTTTCCCTACTCCGACGTGGACGAGGCGGACGCGAACGCGCTGCCGAACCCGGTGCCCGAGGAGACCAAGCAGGAACGGCTCGCCCGCTTCATGGAGGTCGCCCAGCGCATCAGCGCGGAGAAGCTCGCCGAGAAGGTGGGCCGGGTGATGGACGTGATCGTGGACGAGTTCAACGACGACGAGGGCGACGCCCCCGGCACCCGCCTCATCGGGCGGACGAAGGGCGACGCGCCGGGCATCGACGGGCAGGTGTACCTGTACGCGGGCGACTTCGTGGGCCAGGTAGGGATCGGGGACATCGTGCGGGCGCGCATCGAGGACAGCGACGAGTACGACCTGTACGGCGAGGTGGTCGAAAAGCCCGTGTGGAAGCCCAATGTGCCTCAACTGGGGCATTTCGGGCGGCATTAG
- the minD gene encoding septum site-determining protein MinD, translated as MNAKVIVVTSGKGGVGKTTTTANIGAALARLGEKVVVIDVDVGLRNLDVVMGLESRVVFDLIDVIEGKCRLSQALIRDKRVETLYLLPASQTRDKDALDAEVFRAAVRQLIEDEGFDRVLIDSPAGIESGFKTAAAPAEGALVVVNPEVSSVRDADRIIGLLEAQQVREIRLVINRLRPKMVASGNMLSEADVLEILGVKPIGVIPEDDGILVSTNVGEPAVLGKTKAGTAFMDTARRLKGEDVPYPNLEENRGFLAILRRLFGGA; from the coding sequence ATGAATGCCAAGGTCATTGTGGTCACGTCGGGGAAAGGGGGCGTGGGAAAAACCACCACCACCGCGAACATCGGCGCGGCGCTCGCCCGCCTCGGGGAAAAGGTCGTCGTCATCGACGTGGACGTGGGGCTTCGCAACCTCGACGTGGTGATGGGCCTCGAATCGCGCGTGGTCTTCGACCTGATCGACGTGATCGAGGGCAAGTGCCGCCTCTCGCAGGCCCTGATCCGCGACAAGCGGGTGGAGACCCTGTACCTCCTGCCCGCCTCCCAGACGCGCGACAAGGACGCCCTCGACGCCGAGGTCTTCCGCGCGGCGGTGCGTCAGCTTATCGAGGACGAGGGCTTCGACCGGGTGCTGATCGACTCGCCCGCCGGGATCGAGTCGGGCTTCAAGACCGCCGCCGCTCCCGCCGAGGGCGCGCTGGTGGTCGTGAACCCGGAAGTCTCCTCCGTGCGCGACGCCGACCGCATCATCGGCTTGCTGGAGGCGCAGCAGGTCCGCGAAATCCGGCTCGTCATCAACCGACTGCGGCCCAAGATGGTCGCCAGCGGCAACATGCTCTCCGAGGCGGACGTGCTCGAAATCCTGGGAGTCAAGCCCATCGGCGTGATTCCCGAGGACGACGGCATCCTCGTCAGCACGAACGTCGGTGAACCCGCCGTTCTCGGCAAGACGAAGGCGGGCACAGCCTTTATGGACACCGCCCGCCGCCTCAAGGGCGAGGACGTGCCGTACCCGAACCTCGAAGAGAACCGGGGCTTCCTCGCCATCCTGCGCCGCTTGTTCGGGGGGGCCTGA
- the minE gene encoding cell division topological specificity factor MinE translates to MFSWLRGKRSKETLKDRLELVLAYDRAQIPPGKVDALRNDLLEVVRKYFPAGNSNVEVEQRGDQVVLTASIALDERVENAGRTGR, encoded by the coding sequence ATGTTTTCGTGGCTCAGGGGCAAGCGCTCCAAGGAGACGCTGAAAGACCGCCTCGAACTCGTCCTCGCCTACGACCGCGCGCAGATTCCGCCCGGCAAGGTGGACGCGCTGAGGAACGATCTGCTGGAGGTGGTGAGGAAATACTTCCCCGCCGGCAACAGCAACGTGGAGGTCGAGCAGCGCGGCGATCAGGTGGTGCTGACGGCCAGCATCGCCCTCGACGAGCGGGTGGAGAACGCGGGGCGCACGGGGCGCTGA
- a CDS encoding FtsW/RodA/SpoVE family cell cycle protein, with amino-acid sequence MNLKYDLRFPLVVAALLVVGLLTVSTAALSPRATPGIFPKQIIGVVLAAVPIGLLWWAGRDRAYRAAPYLFAGALLLQASTFVIGKEVNGQQNWIVVGPLQFQPLELLKFALILLLPVVLRQGYQGVKTYLAAFAVFLPALALVILQDFGGALVFGIMFGVMMLAARIPWWHALVAVVALAVVFPTAVYPRLEPYQQKRLTIFLDPYQEPRGAGYQVIQSTIAVGSGGVQGKGYKQGSQSHNGFLPEAHTDFAFSSWAEEQGLIGALAVLVLYGALFWRLSGMAAESPRLQDQILFAGVLGQIGAQVLENVGAALGLLPLTGVTLPLISYGLSSLVSTLATLGLAYVVYRDRYGGVI; translated from the coding sequence GTGAACCTGAAATACGACCTGCGCTTCCCCCTGGTGGTCGCCGCGCTCCTCGTGGTCGGCCTCCTTACGGTCAGCACGGCGGCCCTGAGTCCGAGGGCCACACCTGGCATCTTCCCAAAACAAATCATTGGGGTCGTGCTCGCCGCCGTTCCCATCGGCCTGCTGTGGTGGGCGGGGCGGGACCGGGCGTACCGGGCCGCGCCGTACCTCTTCGCGGGGGCGCTGCTGCTCCAGGCGAGTACCTTCGTCATCGGGAAGGAGGTCAACGGCCAGCAGAACTGGATCGTGGTCGGGCCGCTGCAATTTCAGCCGCTCGAACTCCTGAAGTTCGCCCTGATCCTGCTCCTGCCCGTGGTGCTGCGGCAGGGCTATCAGGGAGTGAAGACGTACCTCGCGGCCTTCGCCGTCTTCCTGCCCGCCCTCGCCCTTGTGATCTTGCAGGACTTCGGGGGGGCGCTCGTCTTCGGCATCATGTTCGGGGTGATGATGCTCGCCGCCCGCATCCCGTGGTGGCACGCGCTCGTCGCGGTGGTGGCGCTGGCGGTCGTCTTTCCCACGGCGGTCTATCCCCGGCTGGAGCCGTACCAGCAAAAGCGGCTGACGATCTTCCTCGATCCCTACCAGGAGCCGCGCGGGGCGGGGTATCAGGTCATCCAGAGCACCATCGCCGTCGGGTCGGGCGGGGTGCAGGGCAAGGGGTACAAGCAGGGGAGCCAGTCGCACAACGGCTTTCTGCCGGAGGCGCACACCGACTTCGCCTTTTCCTCGTGGGCGGAGGAGCAGGGGCTGATCGGCGCGCTCGCCGTCCTCGTGCTGTACGGGGCGCTGTTCTGGCGGCTGTCGGGCATGGCCGCCGAGTCGCCCCGGCTTCAGGACCAGATTCTCTTCGCGGGCGTGCTGGGCCAGATCGGCGCGCAGGTGCTGGAGAACGTCGGCGCGGCGCTCGGCCTGCTGCCGCTGACGGGCGTGACGTTGCCGCTGATCAGCTACGGCCTGAGCAGTCTGGTCAGCACGCTCGCCACGCTGGGGCTGGCGTATGTGGTGTACCGGGACAGGTACGGTGGGGTGATCTAG
- a CDS encoding YbjN domain-containing protein: MPTFTLSVAALLLTVSLGAAQAGGGAAPVTPANAQVQAATPTAVAAALREAGYAVTVNPVDTDEDPSLSVKAGNYELDVWFSGCRGTSCDRVTASTSWDYEDDAGSLDTDLANEWNSNYFTQAYVYEGSYYLDSTLTLRGGYTKAALGAWMEDYLGDVEDFEAELPGGEE; the protein is encoded by the coding sequence GTGCCCACATTCACCCTGTCCGTCGCGGCCCTCCTCCTGACCGTCAGCCTCGGGGCCGCTCAGGCCGGGGGAGGAGCCGCGCCCGTGACCCCGGCGAACGCGCAGGTGCAGGCCGCCACGCCCACCGCCGTCGCCGCCGCATTGCGCGAGGCCGGATACGCCGTTACGGTCAACCCGGTCGACACCGACGAGGACCCCAGCCTGAGTGTGAAGGCGGGCAACTACGAACTCGACGTGTGGTTCAGCGGCTGCCGGGGAACGTCCTGCGACCGCGTGACCGCGAGCACGAGCTGGGACTACGAGGACGACGCGGGGAGCCTCGACACCGACCTCGCCAACGAGTGGAACAGCAACTACTTCACGCAGGCGTACGTCTACGAGGGCAGCTACTACCTCGACAGCACCCTGACCCTGCGCGGCGGCTACACGAAGGCGGCCCTGGGGGCGTGGATGGAGGACTACCTCGGCGACGTGGAGGACTTCGAGGCCGAGTTGCCGGGAGGAGAGGAGTGA